A single genomic interval of Candidatus Rokuibacteriota bacterium harbors:
- a CDS encoding ATP-grasp domain-containing protein, with translation MPPLTRLLIANRGEIARRIIRSARRMGLATVAVYADPDVHAPFVAEADLAVALGGTVAAETYLDADRLIAAARRAGADCVHPGYGFLAENGAFAEAVIKAGLVWVGPRPETIRAMGDKLLAKALMARAGVPVLPAVAVESAAQAARAAEAGLEYPLLVKAAAGGGGRGMRIVRRPEELVAAVESARREAQGAFGDDRVFLEPYLEGIRHVEVQILGDRHGQVIHCFERECSIQRRHQKIVEEAPSPALTPAVRARICEAAVAAGRAMGYESAGTVEFILDGQGRFHFLEVNTRLQVEHPVTEAITGLDLVREQLRIAQGERLERSQEEIGAEGHAIEARLYAEDPAHDFLPAAGRLLAWEEPAGLGARFDSGVVAGSEVSVHFDPMLAKVIVHAATRTEAALRLATVLERLRLHGVPTNRDFLVGLLRHEAFLAGDTTTDFIERHQPARRREPAAAELRWAALAAALGGQAHRRAGARVLRSLPSGWRNNPSAMQEVTYQHGPDEVAVRYRRGRAGEFDWECLGERGRARLEVVSTASGGTDAPPVAAGLHDALVDLEVDGLRCRIRLLAHADHWWVQGAAGEVRLTESSRFPQPRHEQVRGAHTAPMPGKVVTVSVAVGDLVEPGWTLVTLEAMKMEHHVTAVAAGRVLEVRVEAGAQVDGGALLVVVAPAEDGEA, from the coding sequence ATGCCTCCACTCACGAGACTCCTCATCGCCAACCGCGGAGAGATCGCGCGGCGGATCATCCGGAGCGCCCGGCGCATGGGGCTGGCCACGGTTGCCGTCTATGCCGATCCCGATGTCCACGCCCCCTTCGTCGCCGAGGCCGACCTGGCCGTGGCGCTGGGGGGCACGGTCGCGGCGGAGACCTACCTCGACGCGGACCGGCTGATCGCGGCCGCCCGGCGCGCGGGGGCCGACTGCGTCCACCCGGGCTATGGCTTCCTCGCCGAGAACGGGGCCTTCGCCGAGGCCGTCATCAAGGCCGGCCTGGTGTGGGTGGGGCCGCGCCCCGAGACCATCCGCGCCATGGGCGACAAGCTCCTGGCCAAGGCGCTCATGGCCAGGGCCGGCGTGCCCGTGCTGCCCGCCGTGGCGGTGGAGAGCGCGGCCCAGGCCGCCCGGGCGGCGGAGGCCGGCCTCGAGTACCCGCTCCTCGTCAAGGCCGCCGCGGGCGGGGGCGGGCGCGGGATGCGGATCGTGAGGCGCCCCGAGGAGCTCGTCGCCGCCGTCGAGAGCGCGCGGCGCGAGGCGCAGGGAGCCTTCGGCGACGACCGCGTCTTCCTCGAGCCGTATCTCGAGGGCATCCGCCACGTGGAGGTCCAGATCCTGGGCGACCGCCACGGCCAGGTCATCCACTGCTTCGAGCGCGAGTGCTCCATCCAGCGGCGCCACCAGAAGATCGTCGAGGAGGCGCCCTCGCCCGCGCTCACCCCGGCGGTGCGGGCGCGGATCTGCGAGGCCGCGGTGGCGGCCGGGCGCGCCATGGGCTACGAGAGCGCCGGCACCGTGGAGTTCATCCTCGACGGCCAGGGCCGTTTCCACTTCCTGGAAGTCAACACGCGGCTCCAGGTCGAGCACCCGGTCACCGAGGCCATCACCGGGCTCGATCTCGTCCGCGAGCAGCTCCGCATCGCTCAGGGCGAGCGGCTCGAGCGGAGCCAGGAGGAGATCGGGGCCGAGGGGCACGCCATCGAGGCGCGGCTCTACGCCGAGGACCCGGCCCATGACTTCCTGCCCGCGGCCGGGCGCCTCCTGGCCTGGGAAGAGCCCGCCGGGCTCGGCGCGCGCTTCGACTCGGGCGTGGTGGCGGGCAGCGAGGTGTCCGTGCACTTCGACCCGATGCTCGCCAAGGTCATCGTGCATGCCGCCACGCGCACGGAGGCGGCCCTCAGGCTCGCCACCGTGCTCGAGCGGCTGCGGCTTCACGGCGTCCCCACCAACCGCGACTTCCTGGTGGGCCTGCTCCGCCACGAGGCCTTCCTCGCCGGCGACACCACCACCGACTTCATCGAGCGACACCAGCCGGCGCGCCGCCGCGAGCCCGCCGCCGCCGAGCTGCGCTGGGCGGCGCTCGCCGCGGCGCTCGGCGGCCAGGCGCATCGCCGCGCGGGTGCCCGCGTGCTGCGGAGCCTGCCCTCGGGCTGGCGCAACAACCCCAGCGCGATGCAGGAGGTCACCTACCAACACGGTCCGGACGAGGTGGCGGTGCGCTATCGGCGCGGCCGCGCCGGCGAGTTCGACTGGGAGTGCCTGGGCGAGCGCGGGCGGGCGCGGCTCGAGGTGGTGAGCACGGCGAGCGGCGGCACGGACGCTCCGCCGGTGGCCGCCGGCCTCCACGACGCCCTCGTGGACCTCGAAGTGGACGGCCTGCGCTGCCGCATCCGGCTCCTCGCCCATGCTGACCACTGGTGGGTGCAGGGGGCGGCCGGCGAGGTGCGCCTCACCGAGAGCTCGCGCTTCCCCCAGCCCCGCCACGAGCAGGTGCGGGGCGCCCACACCGCGCCCATGCCCGGGAAGGTCGTCACCGTCTCGGTGGCGGTCGGCGATCTCGTCGAGCCCGGCTGGACGCTCGTCACGCTGGAGGCCATGAAGATGGAACATCACGTCACCGCCGTCGCCGCCGGCCGCGTCCTCGAGGTCCGCGTCGAGGCGGGCGCGCAGGTGGATGGAGGGGCCCTCCTGGTGGTCGTCGCGCCGGCAGAAGATGGAGAGGCGTAG
- a CDS encoding acyl-CoA carboxylase subunit beta: MQVYATTLDRGSERFRRNRAAMLERLAEIDRQLALARGGGGARYVERHRQRGKLQVRERIELLVDRDSPFLELSPLAAWGTDFTVGAAVVTGIGVVSDVECLVIGNDPTVRGGSLNPYTVKKTLRAFDIARANRLPVIQLTESGGADLPTQAEIFVPGGRTFFEITRLSAERVPTLSLVFGSCTAGGAYVPGMSDYTIFIKERSKVFLAGPPLVKMATGEESTDEELGGAEMHARESGLADYLAQDEPDAIRIARDIVAHLNWRKHGPGPSRPADPPVHDPEDLLGIASADLREPFEMREIIARVTDGSRVEEFKPLYGRTLVTAWASIHGYPVGILANNGILFSEEAEKAAQFIQLANQHDVPLLFLQNITGYMVGRAYERGGIIKDGAKMINAVTNSTVPHLTVMIGASYGAGNYGMSGRAYDPRFVFTWPSHKIAVMGPAQLAGVMSIVQRQAAESAGRPYDEAQDAMVRRAVEERIEGESSALFATARIWDDGIIDPRDTRTVLGIALSACHSAEVRGAAGFGVFRM; encoded by the coding sequence ATGCAGGTGTACGCGACGACGCTGGACCGCGGGAGCGAGCGCTTCCGCCGGAACCGGGCCGCCATGCTCGAGCGGCTCGCCGAGATCGACCGCCAGCTGGCGCTGGCGCGGGGGGGCGGCGGGGCGCGCTACGTCGAGCGCCACCGCCAGCGCGGCAAGCTCCAGGTCAGGGAGCGCATCGAGCTCCTCGTGGACCGCGACAGCCCTTTCCTCGAGCTGTCGCCCCTGGCGGCCTGGGGGACGGACTTCACCGTCGGGGCCGCGGTGGTCACCGGCATCGGCGTGGTGTCGGACGTCGAGTGCCTCGTCATCGGCAACGACCCGACGGTGCGGGGCGGGTCGCTCAACCCTTACACCGTGAAGAAGACGCTCCGCGCCTTCGACATCGCGCGCGCCAACCGCCTCCCCGTGATCCAGCTCACCGAGTCCGGTGGCGCCGACCTGCCGACCCAGGCCGAGATCTTCGTCCCCGGCGGCCGTACCTTCTTCGAGATCACGCGGCTGTCGGCCGAGCGCGTCCCGACGCTCTCGCTGGTCTTTGGCTCTTGCACCGCGGGCGGCGCCTATGTGCCCGGCATGTCCGACTACACCATCTTCATCAAGGAGCGCTCCAAGGTGTTCCTGGCCGGGCCCCCGCTGGTCAAGATGGCCACGGGCGAGGAGTCCACCGACGAGGAGCTCGGCGGCGCCGAGATGCACGCCCGGGAGTCGGGGCTCGCCGACTACCTGGCCCAGGACGAGCCGGATGCCATCCGCATCGCGCGAGACATCGTCGCCCACCTCAACTGGCGGAAGCACGGTCCCGGGCCGTCCCGGCCGGCGGACCCGCCCGTCCACGACCCCGAGGACCTGCTGGGGATCGCCTCGGCCGATCTCCGCGAGCCCTTCGAGATGCGCGAGATCATCGCCCGCGTGACGGACGGCTCGCGGGTCGAGGAGTTCAAGCCGCTCTACGGCCGGACGCTGGTGACGGCCTGGGCCTCCATCCACGGCTACCCGGTGGGGATCCTCGCCAACAACGGCATCCTCTTCTCCGAGGAGGCCGAGAAGGCCGCGCAGTTCATCCAGCTCGCCAACCAGCACGACGTGCCCCTCCTGTTCCTGCAGAACATCACCGGCTACATGGTGGGGCGCGCCTACGAGCGCGGCGGCATCATCAAGGACGGCGCCAAGATGATCAACGCCGTGACCAACTCGACGGTGCCGCACCTCACCGTGATGATCGGCGCCTCCTATGGCGCCGGCAACTACGGCATGAGCGGGCGGGCCTACGACCCGCGCTTCGTCTTCACCTGGCCGAGCCACAAGATCGCCGTCATGGGCCCGGCGCAGCTGGCGGGCGTCATGTCCATCGTCCAGCGCCAGGCGGCCGAGTCCGCGGGGCGCCCGTACGACGAGGCCCAGGACGCCATGGTGCGCCGGGCCGTCGAGGAGCGGATCGAGGGCGAGTCGAGCGCGCTCTTCGCCACCGCGCGCATCTGGGACGATGGCATCATCGATCCGCGGGACACGCGCACCGTGCTCGGCATCGCGCTGAGCGCCTGCCACAGCGCCGAGGTCCGCGGCGCGGCGGGCTTCGGCGTCTTCAGGATGTGA
- a CDS encoding phosphotransferase family protein, producing the protein MSAGTAAPATAAESLRAGLEAFIAAEAGHPAAIRALWRLPGGTMREAWALDVEIAGGAWAGAHRLILMADLGARILYSRLPREDELRVIAAMHAAGVPSPRPYWCIPEGRPHGLPPGLLMERVQGETVARRLLADPAYAAVRPRLLRQMAEALARMHAVPAEALDGLPGTAAGQAPMEFQLQEIEAVLRALGEPHPALELGVRWLGRRIPPREWLAPVHGDYRLGNVAVDPAEGLRAVLDWELTHLGDPGEDVGWACMRFWRSIDRPGAPALGSREHFLAAYAAAGGRRFDPEAAHYWDVFANVRWAVITLAQAFRHLSGREQSLELASIGRHCAEVEYELMRLLREG; encoded by the coding sequence GTGAGTGCCGGGACGGCCGCTCCCGCCACCGCGGCGGAGTCGCTCCGTGCGGGGCTCGAGGCTTTCATCGCCGCCGAGGCCGGCCATCCCGCGGCGATCCGCGCGCTGTGGCGGCTTCCCGGCGGCACCATGCGGGAGGCCTGGGCGCTCGACGTCGAGATCGCGGGCGGGGCCTGGGCGGGAGCCCACCGGCTCATTCTCATGGCGGACTTGGGCGCCCGGATCCTCTACTCGCGCCTCCCCCGCGAGGACGAGCTGCGCGTCATCGCGGCCATGCACGCCGCGGGGGTCCCCTCGCCCAGGCCGTACTGGTGTATTCCCGAGGGGCGCCCCCACGGGCTGCCGCCGGGCCTCCTGATGGAGCGCGTCCAGGGGGAGACCGTGGCCCGCCGGCTCCTGGCCGATCCCGCCTACGCGGCCGTGCGTCCGCGGCTCCTCCGGCAGATGGCCGAGGCCCTGGCGCGGATGCACGCCGTGCCCGCCGAGGCGCTCGACGGGCTGCCCGGCACCGCGGCAGGCCAGGCCCCCATGGAGTTCCAGCTGCAGGAGATCGAGGCCGTGCTCCGTGCGCTGGGCGAGCCCCATCCGGCGCTCGAGCTGGGGGTCCGCTGGCTCGGCCGCCGCATCCCCCCCCGCGAGTGGCTGGCCCCCGTCCACGGCGACTACCGCCTCGGCAATGTCGCCGTGGATCCCGCGGAGGGGCTACGCGCGGTGCTGGACTGGGAGCTCACGCACCTCGGTGATCCCGGTGAGGACGTGGGCTGGGCCTGCATGCGCTTCTGGCGGAGCATCGACCGTCCCGGGGCCCCCGCGCTGGGCTCGCGGGAGCACTTCCTCGCCGCGTACGCGGCGGCGGGCGGCCGGCGCTTCGATCCCGAGGCCGCGCATTACTGGGACGTCTTCGCCAATGTGCGCTGGGCCGTCATCACGCTCGCGCAGGCCTTCCGCCACCTCTCCGGGCGCGAGCAGAGCCTCGAGCTGGCGAGCATCGGCCGCCACTGCGCGGAGGTCGAGTACGAGCTGATGCGCCTGCTGCGCGAGGGCTGA